Proteins co-encoded in one Gopherus evgoodei ecotype Sinaloan lineage chromosome 4, rGopEvg1_v1.p, whole genome shotgun sequence genomic window:
- the LOC115651312 gene encoding olfactory receptor-like protein COR4 — protein MAGGNCTAVTEFILTGVTDHPELQVPLFVGFLVIYVITLVWNLGMTVLIRIDPQLHTPMYFFLQNLSLVDVCYSTVITPKMLMSFLAERKAISYTACIIQYFSFILFAISECLLLAVMAYDRYVAICNPLLYMVIMSPKHCLLLVAGSYLWAFLNSVIHTSGLLRLSYCNSNILNHFFCDVNPLLKLSSSGTSVNQLLVFLFGSLIEVISIVTILISYIFVIVTVLQIRSTEGRRKAFYTCTSHLMAVSMFHGTILFMYFRPSASYSLDTDKMASVFYTVVIPMLNPLIYSLRNKDVKDSLRRIESKKSFKKEQLSQQS, from the exons ATGGCTGGAGGAAATTGTACGGCAGTGACCGAGTTCATTCTCACAGGTGTGACAGATCATCCAGAGCTGCAGGTCCCCCTCTTTGTGGGGTTCCTAGTGATCTATGTTATCACCCTGGTGTGGAATCTGGGGATGACTGTTTTAATCAGGATCGACCCCCaacttcacacccccatgtacttctttctcCAGAATTTGTCTCTCGTGGATGTCTGTTACTCCACAGTCATCACTCCCAAGATGCTGATGAGCTTCTTAGCCGAGAGGAAAGCTATTTCCTATACAGCTTGCATCATTCAATATTTTAGCTTCATATTGTTTGCCATCTCTGAGTGCCTTCTGCTGGCAGTAATGGCATATGACCGTTATGTAGCCATCTGTAACCCACTGCTGTATATGGTCATCATGTCGCCAAAGCATTGCCTGCTGCTGGTGGCTGGTTCATATCTATGGGCCTTCCTGAACTCCGTGATACACACGAGCGGTTTGTTAAGATTATCCTATTGCAACTCCAATATCCTGAATCATTTTTTCTGTGATGTCAACCCACTTCTAAAGCTCTCCTCTTCTGGCACCTCTGTCAATCagctgcttgttttcctctttggCAGTCTGATTGAGGTGATCAGCATTGTGACCATCCTCATCTCATACATCTTCGTTATTGTGACTGTGCTGCAGATCCGCTCCACCGAGGGCAGGCGCAAAGCCTTCTacacctgcacctcccacctgATGGCTGTCTCCATGTTCCATGGGACAATTCTCTTCATGTATTTCCGACCCAGCGCCAGCTACTCGTTGGACACAGACAAAATGGCCTCCGTGTTCTACACAGTGGTGATCCCCATGctgaaccccctcatctacagcttGAGGAACAAGGATGTGAAGGACTCCCTGAGGAGA atTGAATCAAAGAAGTCATTTA AAAAGGAACAGCTGTCTCAGCAGTCttga
- the LOC115651090 gene encoding up-regulator of cell proliferation-like isoform X2, which produces MENEPKNLEGTVSSEKENAEEKNKAFQGLLSKLNLQEYQSTKLRLQDVLEIGSESTENWTPQMLGDLPWHFLRKLMALNGTARNTSLGHRACDDEGSSEEAQIAGEDVFSFNDTDIRESLHPLDVLCAVLLCSDSFLQQEILSRMSMCQFALPLLLPALDIPKCTLMLWAMRDIVRKWRPHSLAESRGFREESLVLTSMPTISFVQLGSCSFSKSKLLNDVLSPSQQHHDFFIHRDMESGNVPREIADGLVEISWYFPGGRENLDLFPEPVAVTNLRGDIESHWLQFSFLTVVSSAVFIVTESMSERQYTLLSFLQGSATKYYFILNCKNGNSKETLEFLNKLAPVLNLSKSQLLVKDSNTNNAGFVQKLKSAIKSITSSTPKRMNLEAMAVTARELGIQVDEDRKECQSASKRAREITVEIKDLAKCKREMLRLQGDLWEKLAKVEKELCRMRRQGETATEDYKCQLREKQLDLRRQQNQCDLTDGLIKFINGIGQLPSIEKHYFLKWMKFSLDHIARENLFKLRDRYKGKSKMAGDDPQALAMLDKLISTTSLGTEHFMRELGQFYEAECSMVKEADKAECQRQFIYLPGIAADLMLEGFPMELLDGDSSNIPLQWVTDVLTELHAKLGGRSRLLVLTVLGVQSTGKSTLLNTMFGLQLAVSNGRCTRGAFMMLIKVAENFQQELGCDFILVIDTEGLKAPELALLEDSYQHDNELATLVIGLSDIAIINMAMENATEMKDVLQIVVHAFLRMEEIGQKPNCQFVHQNVSDVSAHDQNMRDRKHLLEQLNEMTKAAARMEKQCKKVNFSCIMDYDAEKHNWYIPGLWHGVPPMAPVNMGYSESVCELKKYLIDFIKKRSRDRAPKDIPQFVKWVESLWNAVKHENFIFSFRNSLVAEAYNQLSMKYSEWEWHFRKEIYLWVSEKETVIQNQTSEKLQADALSMLENEAQEKLQHEKQKVLDNLQDYFESGVSNLHLIEKYREDFIRSATCLRNELESYSENKCEEAIRIRKGQLMAENIQTSYMQIIEGKVDRVLDECRNKKHKLEHEELKLEFENMWRETLSELKFSSLQKREIYREMESQLRKDLANRGSAVRQKLQESGSLLFHGIKNFKMKKEYLDSAWIKTMKKLLFIEECETAVHIEELAKSLIDEGKRYTEEKVNSRVDYDEIYCRELLNIINKRLQDEDVKKLGTTACFEVDLKIHILGEAAWRFQKMHKDFIKQNDPQCRLEKLKPQYFSTFTDLYLEKDENQTRARDFCDQCLKPALVVYINKRLGIEIVDDILNKAESIEYGNRTFFQFTVQKKLLEEMNFDNYVKYIKNYDNFVKTWIQRRMVDHYRETKCLGELEKNILSTIVKKVREVLEGSKNEKNTTVLAFLNNFCEALQQDLVISKDNLLGIQFKNTAKTGQFCANIQTFLLDLEQEILSQFGGLDVHTKLSNLPLKPQDEIFKRVFGCGKQCPFCKVPCEAGGSDHKEHFASVHRPQGLCSYRYLDTQKLVYDICSSEVVSENSFQNSDTKGKLHPYKDYRVYYPDWRIQPDPSIEASDYWKFVFQKFNHQLAKSYNANPADLPRNWGKITETRALEGLKQAFNMK; this is translated from the exons ATGGAGAATGAACCCAAGAATTTAGAAGGCACTGTGTCctcagaaaaagaaaatgctgaAG agaaaaataaagcTTTTCAAGGACTCCTTTCTAAGCTAAACCTGCAGGAATACCAAAGCACGAAGCTCAGGCTGCAAGATGTCCTGGAAATTGGCTCAGAAAGTACAGAAAACTGGACTCCTCAGATGTTGGGGGATTTACCGTGGCACTTCCTGAGGAAACTCATGGCTCTGAATGGGACAGCCAGAAACACAAGCCTTGGACACAGAGCATGTGATGATGAAGGCAGCAGCGAGGAGGCACAGATTGCCGGTGAAGATGTTTTTAGTTTTAATGACACTGACATCAGAGAATCTCTACATCCCCTCGATGTTCTCTGTGCCGTTCTGCTTTGCTCAGACAGTTTCCTGCAGCAGGAGATCCTGTCCAGAATGTCCATGTGCCAGTTTGCCCTCCCTCTGCTGCTACCCGCCCTCGACATCCCCAAGTGCACCCTAATGCTGTGGGCCATGAGGGACATTGTGAGGAAGTGGAGGCCGCACTCCCTGGCAGAgagcagagggttcagagaagagagcCTGGTGCTCACATCAATGCCAACCATTTCCTTTGtgcagctggggagctgcagctTCTCCAAGTCCAAACTCCTCAATGATGTTCTCAGTCCTTCCCAGCAGCACCACGATTTCTTCATCCATCGGGACATGGAGTCTGGGAATGTCCCTCGGGAAATTGCAGATGGGCTGGTCGAGATTTCCTGGTATTtccctggagggagggagaatttGGATCTTTTCCCAGAGCCCGTCGCAGTTACAAACCTGCGCGGAGACATTGAGTCgcactggctgcagttcagttTTTTAACAGTGGTCTCCTCAGCAGTGTTCATAGTTACTGAGAGCATGAGTGAGAGGCAATACACACTGTTATCATTTCTGCAGGGATCAGCCACTAAATACTACTTCATCCTCAATTGCAAGAATGGAAATTCCAAGGAAACATTAGAATTCCTTAATAAGTTGGCTCCAGTGCTGAATCTGAGCAAATCACAGCTACTGGTGAAAGACAGCAACACAAATAATGCAGGATTTGTGCAAAAATTGAAATCTGCCATAAAAAGTATAACAAGTTCAACTCCCAAGAGAATGAATTTGGAAGCCATGGCTGTGACCGCACGTGAACTAGGAATCCAGGTAGATGAGGACCGAAAGGAATGTCAGAGTGCAAGCAAGCGGGCTAGAGAAATCACTGTGGAAATAAAAGATTTGGCAAAGTGCAAGAGGGAAATGTTGAGACTGCAGGGGGATCTCTGGGAAAAATTGGCTAAAGTGGAAAAAGAACTGTGCAGAATGAGAAGGCAAGGGGAAACTGCCACCGAAGACTATAAATGTCAgctgagagagaaacagttggatTTACGTAGACAGCAGAATCAATGTGACCTTACTGATGGATTGATTAAATTTATTAATGGAATAGGACAATTGCCTTCAATAGAGAAACATTACTTTCTGAAATGGATGAAGTTTAGCCTGGATCACATTGCTCGAGAGAATCTTTTTAAACTACGGGATCGATATAAAGGGAAAAGTAAAATGGCAGGAGATGACCCACAAGCACTAGCCATGCTGGATAAATTAATATCTACCACTTCCTTAGGGACTGAGCATTTCATGCGTGAGCTGGGGCAGTTTTATGAAGCTGAATGCTCAATGGTTAAAGAAGCAGATAAGGCTGAATGCCAAAGACAATTCATCTATCTCCCAGGCATAGCAGCTGACCTGATGCTGGAAGGGTTTCCTATGGAACTGCTAGATGGAGATTCATCCAACATCCCACTGCAGTGGGTGACAGACGTTCTGACTGAGCTCCATGCCAAGCTGGGGGGAAGGTCCAGATTGCTGGTTCTAACGGTGCTGGGAGTGCAGAGCACTGGGAAATCCACCCTCCTCAACACCATGTTTGGCCTGCAGTTGGCAGTGAGCAATGGCCGATGTACACGAGGAGCCTTCATGATGCTCATTAAAGTGGCAGAGAACTTTCAGCAGGAGCTGGGCTGTGATTTCATCCTGGTGATAGACACAGAAGGCTTGAAAGCCCCTGAACTGGCCTTGCTGGAGGATAGTTATCAACATGACAATGAGCTGGCCACACTGGTGATTGGGTTAAGTGACATAGCCATCATTAACATGGCCATGGAGAACGCCACCGAAATGAAGGACGTTCTGCAAATTGTGGTCCATGCCTTTCTCAGAATGGAGGAAATTGGGCAAAAACCCAACTGCCAATTTGTGCATCAGAATGTCAGTGATGTGTCTGCACATGACCAAAACATGAGGGACAGGAAACATCTCTTGGAGCAGCTGAATGAAATGACCAAAGCTGCAGCTCGGATGGAAAAGCAATGTAAAAAAGTGAATTTTTCATGTATTATGGATTATGATGCAGAGAAACACAATTGGTACATCCCTGGGCTGTGGCATGGAGTCCCTCCCATGGCTCCAGTGAACATGGGATAcagtgagagtgtgtgtgagttaaagaaatacctgattgattttataAAGAAACGGTCACGTGATAGAGCCCCTAAGGACATTCCCCAGTTTGTCAAATGGGTGGAGAGCCTGTGGAATGCTGTCAAACACGAGAACTTCATCTTCAGTTTCAGAAACAGCCTTGTAGCTGAAGCCTATAACCAGCTGTCTATGAAGTATTCTGAGTGGGAATGGCATTTCCGCAAAGAGATATATCTCTGGGTATCTGAAAAGGAAACTGTCATTCAGAATCAGACATCAGAAAAACTACAGGCTGATGCCTTATCCATgctggaaaatgaggcacaggaaAAACTGCAGCATGAGAAACAAAAAGTTTTGGATAATTTACAAGATTATTTTGAAAGTGGAGTTTCGAATCTGCACCTGatagaaaagtacagagaagattTTATCAGGAGTGCAACCTGCCTCAGAAATGAACTTGAGAGCTACTCCGAGAACAAGTGCGAGGAAGCAATTCGAATTCGAAAAGGCCAGCTCATGGCAGAAAACATCCAGACCTCATACATGCAGATAATTGAAGGGAAAGTTGACAGGGTCTTGGATGAATGTAGGAACAAAAAACATAAACTAGAGCATGAGGAACTGAAATTAGAATTTGAAAACATGTGGAGAGAAACACTGTCAGAGTTGAAGTTCAGCAGTTTACAGAAACGTGAAATTTATCGAGAGATGGAGTCCCAGTTGAGAAAGGACCTGGCAAATCGAGGGAGTGCCGTCAGGCAGAAGCTACAGGAGTCAGGTAGTTTGTTGTTTCATGGAATtaagaatttcaaaatgaaaaaggagTATCTAGATTCAGCATGGATCAAAACTATGAAAAAACTCTTGTTCATAGAGGAATGTGAAACAGCTGTTCACATAGAAGAACTTGCTAAATCCTTAATAGATGAGGGTAAAAGATACACTGAAGAAAAGGTAAATTCCAGAGTGGACTACGATGAAATCTATTGCAGAGAATTGCTGAACATAATCAACAAGAGACTCCAAGACGAGGACGTTAAAAAACTTGGCACTACTGCTTGCTTTGAAGTTGACCTGAAAATTCATATTTTGGGGGAGGCAGCTTGGAGATTTCAGAAGATGCATAAAGATTTTATCAAACAAAATGATCCTCAGTGTCGTCTAGAGAAGCTGAAACCTCAGTATTTCTCCACTTTTACTGACCTGTATTTGGAAAAAGATGAGAACCAAACAAGGGCCAGGGATTTCTGTGATCAATGTCTCAAACCTGCCTTGGTAGTTTATATCAACAAAAGACTAGGAATAGAGATAGTAGATGACATTCTCAACAAGGCAGAGTCCATAGAATATGGCAATCGGACCTTCTTCCAGTTCACTGTACAGAAAAAGCTTCTGGAGGAGATGAACTTTGATAACTAtgtgaaatatattaaaaactatGACAATTTTGTCAAAACCTGGATTCAGAGACGTATGGTGGATCATTATAGGGAGACTAAGTGTTTGGGAGAGTTGgagaaaaatattctttctacaatAGTAAAGAAAGTGAGGGAAGTTCTGGAAGgctccaaaaatgaaaaaaacaccaCGGTCTTGGCatttttaaacaacttttgtGAAGCGCTGCAGCAGGACCTAGTCATTTCCAAGGACAATTTACTTGGGATACAGTTTAAAAACACAGCAAAAACAGGCCAGTTTTGTGCTAATATTCAAACCTTTCTTCTGGATCTGGAACAAGAAATCTTATCCCAATTTGGTGGTTTGGATGTTCACACCAAACTCTCCAATCTGCCATTAAAACCCCAGGATGAAATTTTTAAGCGAGTGtttggctgtgggaagcagtgtccATTCTGTAAAGTCCCCTGTGAAGCAGGAGGCAGTGACCACAAGGAGCATTTTGCATCTGTGCATCGGCCACAAGGATTATGCAGTTACAGGTATCTTGATACACAAAAACTTGTTTATGATATATGCTCATCTGAAGTGGTTTCTGAGAACTCATTCCAAAATTCAGACACAAAAGGGAAACTTCATCCCTACAAAGATTATCGTGTCTATTACCCAGACTGGCGCATTCAGCCAGATCCGAGCATTGAGGCTTCTGATTACTGGAAGTTTGTTTTTCAGAAGTTCAATCACCAGTTAGCTAAAAGTTATAATGCTAACCCAGCAGATCTCCCAAGAAACTGGGGAAAAATAACTGAAACACGGGCACTGGAGGGCCTAAAACAAGCCTTTAACATGAAATAA
- the LOC115651090 gene encoding up-regulator of cell proliferation-like isoform X1, translating into MAEAPSPARLRLHPSPGASWHPGAPLNSAAAVALAGTEFPPLGLDLAAPPPDHADSEQGRSSGSPARATLQLFRGAAGCGELRLQVKGGAREKNKAFQGLLSKLNLQEYQSTKLRLQDVLEIGSESTENWTPQMLGDLPWHFLRKLMALNGTARNTSLGHRACDDEGSSEEAQIAGEDVFSFNDTDIRESLHPLDVLCAVLLCSDSFLQQEILSRMSMCQFALPLLLPALDIPKCTLMLWAMRDIVRKWRPHSLAESRGFREESLVLTSMPTISFVQLGSCSFSKSKLLNDVLSPSQQHHDFFIHRDMESGNVPREIADGLVEISWYFPGGRENLDLFPEPVAVTNLRGDIESHWLQFSFLTVVSSAVFIVTESMSERQYTLLSFLQGSATKYYFILNCKNGNSKETLEFLNKLAPVLNLSKSQLLVKDSNTNNAGFVQKLKSAIKSITSSTPKRMNLEAMAVTARELGIQVDEDRKECQSASKRAREITVEIKDLAKCKREMLRLQGDLWEKLAKVEKELCRMRRQGETATEDYKCQLREKQLDLRRQQNQCDLTDGLIKFINGIGQLPSIEKHYFLKWMKFSLDHIARENLFKLRDRYKGKSKMAGDDPQALAMLDKLISTTSLGTEHFMRELGQFYEAECSMVKEADKAECQRQFIYLPGIAADLMLEGFPMELLDGDSSNIPLQWVTDVLTELHAKLGGRSRLLVLTVLGVQSTGKSTLLNTMFGLQLAVSNGRCTRGAFMMLIKVAENFQQELGCDFILVIDTEGLKAPELALLEDSYQHDNELATLVIGLSDIAIINMAMENATEMKDVLQIVVHAFLRMEEIGQKPNCQFVHQNVSDVSAHDQNMRDRKHLLEQLNEMTKAAARMEKQCKKVNFSCIMDYDAEKHNWYIPGLWHGVPPMAPVNMGYSESVCELKKYLIDFIKKRSRDRAPKDIPQFVKWVESLWNAVKHENFIFSFRNSLVAEAYNQLSMKYSEWEWHFRKEIYLWVSEKETVIQNQTSEKLQADALSMLENEAQEKLQHEKQKVLDNLQDYFESGVSNLHLIEKYREDFIRSATCLRNELESYSENKCEEAIRIRKGQLMAENIQTSYMQIIEGKVDRVLDECRNKKHKLEHEELKLEFENMWRETLSELKFSSLQKREIYREMESQLRKDLANRGSAVRQKLQESGSLLFHGIKNFKMKKEYLDSAWIKTMKKLLFIEECETAVHIEELAKSLIDEGKRYTEEKVNSRVDYDEIYCRELLNIINKRLQDEDVKKLGTTACFEVDLKIHILGEAAWRFQKMHKDFIKQNDPQCRLEKLKPQYFSTFTDLYLEKDENQTRARDFCDQCLKPALVVYINKRLGIEIVDDILNKAESIEYGNRTFFQFTVQKKLLEEMNFDNYVKYIKNYDNFVKTWIQRRMVDHYRETKCLGELEKNILSTIVKKVREVLEGSKNEKNTTVLAFLNNFCEALQQDLVISKDNLLGIQFKNTAKTGQFCANIQTFLLDLEQEILSQFGGLDVHTKLSNLPLKPQDEIFKRVFGCGKQCPFCKVPCEAGGSDHKEHFASVHRPQGLCSYRYLDTQKLVYDICSSEVVSENSFQNSDTKGKLHPYKDYRVYYPDWRIQPDPSIEASDYWKFVFQKFNHQLAKSYNANPADLPRNWGKITETRALEGLKQAFNMK; encoded by the exons ATGGCcgaggctccctccccagcccgactccgcctccacccctctcccggagcctcatgGCATCCAGGAGCGCCCCTGAACAGTGCCGCAGCAGTGGCTCTGGCGGGGACGGAGTTCCCTCCGCTCGGCCTGGatctcgcagccccaccccctgaccacgcGGACTCTGAGCAGGGGAGAAGCTCAGGAAGCCCTgccagagccacgctgcagctgttcaggggcGCTGCTGGATGCGGTgagctgaggctccaggtgaaggggggagccaggg agaaaaataaagcTTTTCAAGGACTCCTTTCTAAGCTAAACCTGCAGGAATACCAAAGCACGAAGCTCAGGCTGCAAGATGTCCTGGAAATTGGCTCAGAAAGTACAGAAAACTGGACTCCTCAGATGTTGGGGGATTTACCGTGGCACTTCCTGAGGAAACTCATGGCTCTGAATGGGACAGCCAGAAACACAAGCCTTGGACACAGAGCATGTGATGATGAAGGCAGCAGCGAGGAGGCACAGATTGCCGGTGAAGATGTTTTTAGTTTTAATGACACTGACATCAGAGAATCTCTACATCCCCTCGATGTTCTCTGTGCCGTTCTGCTTTGCTCAGACAGTTTCCTGCAGCAGGAGATCCTGTCCAGAATGTCCATGTGCCAGTTTGCCCTCCCTCTGCTGCTACCCGCCCTCGACATCCCCAAGTGCACCCTAATGCTGTGGGCCATGAGGGACATTGTGAGGAAGTGGAGGCCGCACTCCCTGGCAGAgagcagagggttcagagaagagagcCTGGTGCTCACATCAATGCCAACCATTTCCTTTGtgcagctggggagctgcagctTCTCCAAGTCCAAACTCCTCAATGATGTTCTCAGTCCTTCCCAGCAGCACCACGATTTCTTCATCCATCGGGACATGGAGTCTGGGAATGTCCCTCGGGAAATTGCAGATGGGCTGGTCGAGATTTCCTGGTATTtccctggagggagggagaatttGGATCTTTTCCCAGAGCCCGTCGCAGTTACAAACCTGCGCGGAGACATTGAGTCgcactggctgcagttcagttTTTTAACAGTGGTCTCCTCAGCAGTGTTCATAGTTACTGAGAGCATGAGTGAGAGGCAATACACACTGTTATCATTTCTGCAGGGATCAGCCACTAAATACTACTTCATCCTCAATTGCAAGAATGGAAATTCCAAGGAAACATTAGAATTCCTTAATAAGTTGGCTCCAGTGCTGAATCTGAGCAAATCACAGCTACTGGTGAAAGACAGCAACACAAATAATGCAGGATTTGTGCAAAAATTGAAATCTGCCATAAAAAGTATAACAAGTTCAACTCCCAAGAGAATGAATTTGGAAGCCATGGCTGTGACCGCACGTGAACTAGGAATCCAGGTAGATGAGGACCGAAAGGAATGTCAGAGTGCAAGCAAGCGGGCTAGAGAAATCACTGTGGAAATAAAAGATTTGGCAAAGTGCAAGAGGGAAATGTTGAGACTGCAGGGGGATCTCTGGGAAAAATTGGCTAAAGTGGAAAAAGAACTGTGCAGAATGAGAAGGCAAGGGGAAACTGCCACCGAAGACTATAAATGTCAgctgagagagaaacagttggatTTACGTAGACAGCAGAATCAATGTGACCTTACTGATGGATTGATTAAATTTATTAATGGAATAGGACAATTGCCTTCAATAGAGAAACATTACTTTCTGAAATGGATGAAGTTTAGCCTGGATCACATTGCTCGAGAGAATCTTTTTAAACTACGGGATCGATATAAAGGGAAAAGTAAAATGGCAGGAGATGACCCACAAGCACTAGCCATGCTGGATAAATTAATATCTACCACTTCCTTAGGGACTGAGCATTTCATGCGTGAGCTGGGGCAGTTTTATGAAGCTGAATGCTCAATGGTTAAAGAAGCAGATAAGGCTGAATGCCAAAGACAATTCATCTATCTCCCAGGCATAGCAGCTGACCTGATGCTGGAAGGGTTTCCTATGGAACTGCTAGATGGAGATTCATCCAACATCCCACTGCAGTGGGTGACAGACGTTCTGACTGAGCTCCATGCCAAGCTGGGGGGAAGGTCCAGATTGCTGGTTCTAACGGTGCTGGGAGTGCAGAGCACTGGGAAATCCACCCTCCTCAACACCATGTTTGGCCTGCAGTTGGCAGTGAGCAATGGCCGATGTACACGAGGAGCCTTCATGATGCTCATTAAAGTGGCAGAGAACTTTCAGCAGGAGCTGGGCTGTGATTTCATCCTGGTGATAGACACAGAAGGCTTGAAAGCCCCTGAACTGGCCTTGCTGGAGGATAGTTATCAACATGACAATGAGCTGGCCACACTGGTGATTGGGTTAAGTGACATAGCCATCATTAACATGGCCATGGAGAACGCCACCGAAATGAAGGACGTTCTGCAAATTGTGGTCCATGCCTTTCTCAGAATGGAGGAAATTGGGCAAAAACCCAACTGCCAATTTGTGCATCAGAATGTCAGTGATGTGTCTGCACATGACCAAAACATGAGGGACAGGAAACATCTCTTGGAGCAGCTGAATGAAATGACCAAAGCTGCAGCTCGGATGGAAAAGCAATGTAAAAAAGTGAATTTTTCATGTATTATGGATTATGATGCAGAGAAACACAATTGGTACATCCCTGGGCTGTGGCATGGAGTCCCTCCCATGGCTCCAGTGAACATGGGATAcagtgagagtgtgtgtgagttaaagaaatacctgattgattttataAAGAAACGGTCACGTGATAGAGCCCCTAAGGACATTCCCCAGTTTGTCAAATGGGTGGAGAGCCTGTGGAATGCTGTCAAACACGAGAACTTCATCTTCAGTTTCAGAAACAGCCTTGTAGCTGAAGCCTATAACCAGCTGTCTATGAAGTATTCTGAGTGGGAATGGCATTTCCGCAAAGAGATATATCTCTGGGTATCTGAAAAGGAAACTGTCATTCAGAATCAGACATCAGAAAAACTACAGGCTGATGCCTTATCCATgctggaaaatgaggcacaggaaAAACTGCAGCATGAGAAACAAAAAGTTTTGGATAATTTACAAGATTATTTTGAAAGTGGAGTTTCGAATCTGCACCTGatagaaaagtacagagaagattTTATCAGGAGTGCAACCTGCCTCAGAAATGAACTTGAGAGCTACTCCGAGAACAAGTGCGAGGAAGCAATTCGAATTCGAAAAGGCCAGCTCATGGCAGAAAACATCCAGACCTCATACATGCAGATAATTGAAGGGAAAGTTGACAGGGTCTTGGATGAATGTAGGAACAAAAAACATAAACTAGAGCATGAGGAACTGAAATTAGAATTTGAAAACATGTGGAGAGAAACACTGTCAGAGTTGAAGTTCAGCAGTTTACAGAAACGTGAAATTTATCGAGAGATGGAGTCCCAGTTGAGAAAGGACCTGGCAAATCGAGGGAGTGCCGTCAGGCAGAAGCTACAGGAGTCAGGTAGTTTGTTGTTTCATGGAATtaagaatttcaaaatgaaaaaggagTATCTAGATTCAGCATGGATCAAAACTATGAAAAAACTCTTGTTCATAGAGGAATGTGAAACAGCTGTTCACATAGAAGAACTTGCTAAATCCTTAATAGATGAGGGTAAAAGATACACTGAAGAAAAGGTAAATTCCAGAGTGGACTACGATGAAATCTATTGCAGAGAATTGCTGAACATAATCAACAAGAGACTCCAAGACGAGGACGTTAAAAAACTTGGCACTACTGCTTGCTTTGAAGTTGACCTGAAAATTCATATTTTGGGGGAGGCAGCTTGGAGATTTCAGAAGATGCATAAAGATTTTATCAAACAAAATGATCCTCAGTGTCGTCTAGAGAAGCTGAAACCTCAGTATTTCTCCACTTTTACTGACCTGTATTTGGAAAAAGATGAGAACCAAACAAGGGCCAGGGATTTCTGTGATCAATGTCTCAAACCTGCCTTGGTAGTTTATATCAACAAAAGACTAGGAATAGAGATAGTAGATGACATTCTCAACAAGGCAGAGTCCATAGAATATGGCAATCGGACCTTCTTCCAGTTCACTGTACAGAAAAAGCTTCTGGAGGAGATGAACTTTGATAACTAtgtgaaatatattaaaaactatGACAATTTTGTCAAAACCTGGATTCAGAGACGTATGGTGGATCATTATAGGGAGACTAAGTGTTTGGGAGAGTTGgagaaaaatattctttctacaatAGTAAAGAAAGTGAGGGAAGTTCTGGAAGgctccaaaaatgaaaaaaacaccaCGGTCTTGGCatttttaaacaacttttgtGAAGCGCTGCAGCAGGACCTAGTCATTTCCAAGGACAATTTACTTGGGATACAGTTTAAAAACACAGCAAAAACAGGCCAGTTTTGTGCTAATATTCAAACCTTTCTTCTGGATCTGGAACAAGAAATCTTATCCCAATTTGGTGGTTTGGATGTTCACACCAAACTCTCCAATCTGCCATTAAAACCCCAGGATGAAATTTTTAAGCGAGTGtttggctgtgggaagcagtgtccATTCTGTAAAGTCCCCTGTGAAGCAGGAGGCAGTGACCACAAGGAGCATTTTGCATCTGTGCATCGGCCACAAGGATTATGCAGTTACAGGTATCTTGATACACAAAAACTTGTTTATGATATATGCTCATCTGAAGTGGTTTCTGAGAACTCATTCCAAAATTCAGACACAAAAGGGAAACTTCATCCCTACAAAGATTATCGTGTCTATTACCCAGACTGGCGCATTCAGCCAGATCCGAGCATTGAGGCTTCTGATTACTGGAAGTTTGTTTTTCAGAAGTTCAATCACCAGTTAGCTAAAAGTTATAATGCTAACCCAGCAGATCTCCCAAGAAACTGGGGAAAAATAACTGAAACACGGGCACTGGAGGGCCTAAAACAAGCCTTTAACATGAAATAA